A single Cyprinus carpio isolate SPL01 chromosome A6, ASM1834038v1, whole genome shotgun sequence DNA region contains:
- the LOC109058839 gene encoding synaptogyrin-1-like isoform X2: protein MDGMQRGAYGASGAGGAFEPLAFLQQPHTGLRIVSWLFSLVIFVCVVNEGYINRPDEVEQFCIFNRNQNACNYAVSMGSLAFLCCMAFLALDVYFPQISSVKDRKKAVLADVGTSAFWSFVWFVGFCFLANQWQVAKAEDNPLQSGGDAARAAITFSFFSIFTWGALTLVSLERLKRVCFEEEYEELFTQP from the exons ATGGACGGGATGCAGCGGGGCGCGTACGGCGCGAGCGGAGCCGGTGGAGCCTTCGAGCCGCTCGCGTTCCTCCAGCAGCCGCACACCGGCCTCCGGATCGTGTCCTGG CTCTTCTCGTTGGTGATCTTCGTCTGTGTCGTTAACGAGGGCTACATCAACAGGCCTGATGAGGTCGAGCAGTTCTGCATCTTTAACCGGAACCAGAACGCCTGTAACTACGCGGTCAGCATGGGCTCGCTGGCCTTCCTCTGCTGCATGGCCTTCCTGGCTTTAGATGTATATTTCCCTCAGATCAGCAGCGTCAAGGACCGCAAGAAAGCCGTGCTGGCCGACGTGGGAACCTCAG CGTTCTGGTCCTTCGTTTGGTTCGTGGGCTTTTGTTTCTTGGCCAATCAGTGGCAGGTGGCGAAGGCGGAGGACAACCCACTGCAGTCGGGTGGAGACGCGGCTCGGGCCGCCATCACCTTCTCCTTCTTCTCCATCTTCACCTGG GGAGCTCTTACACTGGTCTCTCTGGAGAGACTCAAACGAGTGTGTTTTGAAGAGGAGTATGAGGAGCTCTTTACCCAGCCctga
- the LOC109058839 gene encoding synaptogyrin-1-like isoform X1 has protein sequence MDGMQRGAYGASGAGGAFEPLAFLQQPHTGLRIVSWLFSLVIFVCVVNEGYINRPDEVEQFCIFNRNQNACNYAVSMGSLAFLCCMAFLALDVYFPQISSVKDRKKAVLADVGTSAFWSFVWFVGFCFLANQWQVAKAEDNPLQSGGDAARAAITFSFFSIFTWAAQGFLALQRYKLGADSALFSQDYTDPSQDAGTVPYSSYSAGDAPESPGGTGSYQQSDDGVLDGSAGYQRQEY, from the exons ATGGACGGGATGCAGCGGGGCGCGTACGGCGCGAGCGGAGCCGGTGGAGCCTTCGAGCCGCTCGCGTTCCTCCAGCAGCCGCACACCGGCCTCCGGATCGTGTCCTGG CTCTTCTCGTTGGTGATCTTCGTCTGTGTCGTTAACGAGGGCTACATCAACAGGCCTGATGAGGTCGAGCAGTTCTGCATCTTTAACCGGAACCAGAACGCCTGTAACTACGCGGTCAGCATGGGCTCGCTGGCCTTCCTCTGCTGCATGGCCTTCCTGGCTTTAGATGTATATTTCCCTCAGATCAGCAGCGTCAAGGACCGCAAGAAAGCCGTGCTGGCCGACGTGGGAACCTCAG CGTTCTGGTCCTTCGTTTGGTTCGTGGGCTTTTGTTTCTTGGCCAATCAGTGGCAGGTGGCGAAGGCGGAGGACAACCCACTGCAGTCGGGTGGAGACGCGGCTCGGGCCGCCATCACCTTCTCCTTCTTCTCCATCTTCACCTGG GCCGCTCAGGGCTTCCTAGCGTTGCAGAGGTATAAGCTGGGTGCGGATTCGGCTCTGTTCTCGCAGGACTACACTGACCCCAGCCAGGACGCCGGCACCGTGCCGTACAGCTCCTACAGCGCTGGAGACGCTCCGGAGAGTCCGGGAGGAACCGGGTCCTACCAGCAGAGCGACGACGGCGTGTTGGACGGGTCAGCCGGGTACCAGCGGCAGGAGTACTGA
- the LOC109083633 gene encoding TGF-beta-activated kinase 1 and MAP3K7-binding protein 1, with protein sequence MAAQRRSLMQSHQSWTDDLPLCQLCGVGSAPNCVYGPDGKGTQSHPNEDGHFRFSTECCFLYGVFNGYDGSRVASFVSQCLTAELLLGQLSTGHTDADVRRILSQAFDVVEKSYFETIDDALAEKANLQTQLPEGVCLSAQTQKIAERLKALEQEVSGGATAIVALILNNKLYIANVGTNRALLCKTTSDGQNQVIQIGRAHTIDNDDELSRLAQLGVDLVRLRQTGLISGQSSTRRIGDYKVKFNYTDIDVLSAATQKPIISEPEIHGGQSLEGVTGFLLLMSEGLIKALESAHGPEQVNQEIVAMVAAELAQQSSLEAAAQSVVERVKRLHHDAYVSGRQRAPHCGRHEDMTLLIRVVNYTLADGSLTPTQGGRIYPVSVPYSNHQSTSKTSVMLSLVMPAQGTLTNGSNTASTLEGDTPTAGQSPTATLQSTNTHTQSSSSSSGDGSLFRQRGSQAAQPDETGRVPPYVDFTQFYRLWGSDHSEGQGLSGDLGPQ encoded by the exons ATGGCGGCGCAGCGCAGGAGTCTGATGCAGAGC CATCAGAGCTGGACGGACGATCTTCCTCTGTGTCAGCTGTGTGGCGTCGGTTCGGCCCCCAACTGTGTGTACGGCCCCGACGGGAAAGGGACCCAGAGCCATCCGAACGAAGACGGACACTTCCGCTTCAG CACTGAGTGCTGCTTCCTCTACGGCGTGTTTAACGGCTACGACGGCAGCCGCGTGGCCAGTTTCGTGTCTCAGTGTCTGACGGCGGAGCTGTTGCTGGGTCAGCTGAGCACCGGTCACACGGACGCAGACGTGCGCAGAATCCTCTCACAG GCTTTTGATGTTGTAGAGAAGAGCTACTTTGAGACCATTGATGATGCTCTCGCAGAGAAAGCAAACCTCCAAACACAGCTTCCTGAG GGCGTCTGTCTGTCAGCTCAGACTCAGAAGATCGCGGAGCGGCTGAAGGCTTTAGAGCAGGAGGTTTCAGGAGGAGCCACTGCTATAGTCGCTctgatactaaataataaactctACATCGCTAATGTCG GAACCAATCGGGCTCTTCTCTGTAAGACCACCAGTGATGGTCAGAACCAGGTGATCCAGATCGGACGAGCACACACAATCGACAACGACGATGAGCTCTCCAGACTCGCCCAGCtgg GTGTGGATCTGGTGCGCTTGAGGCAGACTGGACTGATCTCAGGTCAGAGCAGCACTCGACGGATCGGAGACTATAAAGTCAAATTCAACTACACCGACATCGATGTGCTCAG TGCAGCGACGCAAAAGCCAATCATCTCGGAGCCTGAGATCCACGGCGGCCAATCACTGGAGGGCGTGACTGGCTTCCTGTTGCTGATGTCAGAGGGGCTGATAAAAGCCCTGGAATCGGCCCACGGACCGGAGCAGGTCAACCAG GAGATCGTTGCCATGGTAGCGGCGGAGCTGGCGCAGCAGAGCAGTCTGGAGGCGGCTGCGCAGTCGGTGGTGGAGCGCGTCAAGCGTCTGCATCACGACGCATACGTGAGCGGCAGACAGAGGGCGCCACACTGCGGCAGACATGAAGACATGACGCTTCTGATCAGAGTCGTTAACTACACACTCGCAGACGgctcactcacacccacacaag gaggacGGATCTACCCGGTGTCTGTGCCGTACTCTAACCATCAGAGCACCAGTAAGACTAGCGTCATGCTGTCTCTGGTCATGCCGGCGCAGGGGACGCTGACCAACGGCTCCAACACCGCGTCCACGCTGGAGGGAGACACGCCGACCGCCGG TCAGAGTCCCACAGCGACGCTGCAGTCgaccaacacacacacgcagagctccagctccagctccggAGACGGCAGCCTGTTCCGGCAGAGAGGCAGTCAGGCGGCGCAGCCGGACGAGACGGGACGCGTGCCTCCATACGTCGACTTCACACAGTTCTACCGGCTCTGGGGCTCCGACCACAGCGAGGGCCAGGGCCTGTCTGGAGATCTGGGGCCGCAGTGA